The following are from one region of the Bactrocera oleae isolate idBacOlea1 chromosome 6, idBacOlea1, whole genome shotgun sequence genome:
- the Su(z)12 gene encoding polycomb protein Su(z)12 isoform X2: MAPAKKREKDNALAAPASLSNGANGSVNSGNGGGVSSATAAAASAVTASTATTSVDNAKLNGHQQEQELFLQAFEKPTQIYRFLRNRHGTSPIFLNRTLSYMKDRMSRNNKKRATFKVNSILQQITQKTEIDSNKYLNIIYNGLFDKSSCSDQWWNAGESVSVEATLYKITKNKRKDSTSDFQEIMSYSSDVVYNPDDDISPFSTISIPVQSMRPLGDQHTIYKLLFRIKVLPKCDSKTIDENSENGETPCKRGKMSTKIYGCELIVFEKNICFIPEGDYEAAMQELNSMSIKSFSPKKRTWETLPDNYIPLSLKFDVFNQFPTLKFRLTWSTNEVPGNIDAKDLNLYGDFAGIKSEANDKMQSITNGVEIPLNGNVNQNTNIGAHVNHNNNCVKTNGGNNGKSGIVSVCAKVEKIQIVYNFLYSNNTRQQTEYTQEVICPWCGLDCLRLYALLKHLKLCHARFNFTYQPAGNGARIDVTINDSYDGSYAGSPYDLAGPSGCSFARTCGPVRRTTVTNLLVCRPRRQKTCLDEFLVLDEDDLSNQRPYITGHNRLYHHTETCLPVHPKELDIDSEGESDPLWLRQKTIQMIDEFSDVNEGEKELMKLWNLHVMKHGYVGDCQLPLACEMFLDSNGYEIIRKNLYRNFILHMCSLFDYGLVSPETVYKTVQKLQGMLSKYPEGQELMSKQREAQLKYWLDVGIYKQDEQKLKSPQKQAPKPTNISEVLGTAGDDVCGSSSVSKSSENKPMQPPTKRSATAVKRASLHLQNCLNGSGNNTSDKLINGGGSKGVAKKTASQAVDDQEPPVNTSANSGSTKVSSDRRERRGEVSSSSRRSSTASTTVTSTTNERDVNNERKDAPQNTERPQRGGGVLTNSATNAESRAQTSKRRLSVKDASQPASKRSRNSEGHSSGSGGGSGAGGTTTRTAAQRQSAEGVHTTSNSSGKQTNATGTTTANSLTTTLPKRLVTRRQSIAGTTNTNHNNNNNAAEVTLPKSSAKNASSTTIAITTTTPANATHHSLRTRLSVPLTKVDKR; this comes from the exons atggCTCCGGCGAAAAAACGCGAAAAAGATAATGCATTAGCAGCGCCGGCTTCTCTAAGTAATGGTGCTAACGGAAGTGTTAACTCTGGTAATGGGGGTGGAGTATCTTCGGCAACAGCTGCTGCTGCATCTGCAGTCACAGCAAGTACTGCAACTACAAGCGTTGATAATGCGAAGCTCAATGGGCATCAGCAAGAGCAGGAACTTTTTCTACAAGCTTTTGAAA AACCTACCCAGATATATAGGTTTTTACGCAATCGTCATGGCACCAGT cctATATTTTTAAATCGAACACTTAGTTATATGAAGGACCGCATGTcgcgaaacaataaaaaacgcgCAACATTCAAAGTTAATTCAATATTGCagcaaataacacaaaaaacagAGATAgactcaaataaatatttgaacatCATTTACAATGGGTTGTTTGATAAAAGTAGTTGCAGCGATCAATGGTGGAATGCGGGAGAGTCAGTTAGTGTCGAAGCTACTCTTTACAAGATAACAAAAAACAAGCGAAAAGATAGCACCTCAGACTTTCAGGAAATTATG AGTTACAGTTCAGATGTTGTTTACAATCCAGATGATGATATTAGTCCCTTCTCAACTATCAGCATTCCGGTACAATCAATGCGTCCTCTGGGCGATCAACATACGATATATAAACTATTGTTTCGTATTAAAGTCTTACCAAAATGTGATAGCAAGACAATTGATGAAAACAGTGAGAATGGCG AAACACCTTGCAAACGCGGAAAAATGAGTACGAAAATCTATGGCTGCGAGTTGATAGTATTTGAGAAGAATATATGCTTTATACCTGAGGGTGATTACGAAGCGGCGATGCAGGAGCTCAATTCGATGAGCATTAAATCTTTCTCTCCAAAAAAACGAACATGGGAGACATTGCCAGACAATTACATTCCACTGTCGTTGAAATTCGACGTTTTCAATCAATTTCCCACGCTTAAGTTTCGTCTAACCTGGTCGACCAATGAAGTGCCTGGCAATATTGATGCAAAGGATCTTAACCTTTACGGCGACTTTGCTGGTATAAAAAGTGAGGCAAATGATAAAATGCAAAGCATAACAAATGGCGTCGAAATTCCATTGAATGGCAATGTCaatcaaaatacaaatataggGGCGCATgtaaatcataataataattgtgttaAAACCAACGGCGGCAATAATGGCAAAAGTGGTATTGTGTCCGTATGCgcaaaagtggaaaaaatacaaatagtttataattttttatatagcaaCAATACACGACAACAGACGGAGTACACACAGGAGGTAATATGTCCATGGTGTGGTCTGGATTGCTTGCGTTTGTATGCGTTGCTTAAACATTTGAAATTGTGCCATGCGCGCTTCAATTTCACATATCAACCGGCAGGAAATGGCGCACGTATTGACGTGACCATAAACGATTCTTATGATGGTTCGTATGCGGGTTCCCCATATGATTTGGCTGGTCCGTCAGGTTGTTCCTTTGCGCGTACGTGTGGCCCAGTGCGTCGTACAACTGTGACAAATTTATTAGTCTGCCGTCCGCGTAGACAGAAAACCTGTCTGGACGAGTTTCTAGTGTTGGATGAGGACGATTTAAGCAATCAGCGTCCTTACATTACAGGTCATAATAG acTATACCACCACACGGAGACCTGTTTGCCTGTACATCCCAAGGAGCTTGATATCGATTCAGAGGGTGAAAGTGACCCGCTATGGTTACGGCAGAAAACTATACAAATGATTGATGAATTCTCTGATGTAAATGAGGGCGAAAAAGAGTTGATGAAACTTTGGAATTTACATGTAATGAAGCATGGTTATGTTGGCGACTGTCAATTACCACTAGCCTGCGAAATGTTCTTAGACTCGAATGGCTATGAGATTATACGTAAAAATCTTTATCGAAATTTCATCTTACATATGTGTTCACTATTTGATTATGGGCTTGTTTCACCGGAGACTGTTTATAAAACTGTACAGAAGCTACAGGGTATGTTAAGTAAATATCCCGAGGGTCAAGAGTTGATGTCCAAACAACGTGAAGCACAATTGAAATATTGGCTTGATGTGGGCATATATAAACAAGATGAGCAGAAGCTTAAATCACCACAAAAGCAAGCTCCGAAACCCACGAATATTTCTGAAGTGTTAGGCACAGCTGGTGATGATGTCTGTGGTTCAAGCAGCGTCAGTAAAAGTTCAGAAAATAAACCAATGCAACCACCAACAAAGCGTTCAGCTACAGCTGTTAAACGTGCCAGTCTGCATCTACAAAACTGTCTAAACGGTAGCGGCAACAACACATCCGATAAATTGATAAATGGTGGCGGTAGCAAAGGTGTTGCTAAAAAGACTGCATCTCAAGCGGTTGACGATCAAGAGCCTCCCGTCAATACCAGTGCAAATAGTGGCAGTACTAAGGTGTCAAGCGATAGACGTGAGCGGCGTGGTGAGGTTAGCAGCAGTAGTAGGCGAAGTAGCACAGCGTCAACGACAGTGACGTCAACCACAAATGAGCGCGATGTAAATAATGAGCGAAAAGATGCGCCCCAAAATACAGAGCGTCCACAGCGTGGTGGTGGCGTACTAACAAATAGTGCCACAAATGCCGAATCGCGTGCCCAAACGAGTAAAAGACGATTGTCGGTTAAAG ATGCATCACAACCCGCCAGCAAACGCAGCCGTAACTCCGAAGGCCACAGCAGCGGCAGCGGTGGTGGTAGTGGGGCTGGCGGTACGACCACCCGTACAGCTGCACAGCGTCAATCAGCTGAAGGTGTCCACACTACCAGCAATAGCAGCGGTAAGCAAACGAACGCCACCGGTACTACGACAGCCAATAGTTTGACAACGACACTGCCGAAACGTTTGGTCACTAGACGTCAATCCATAGCTGGCACTACCAATACCaatcataataacaacaataatgccGCCGAAGTAACACTGCCAAAGTCCTCTGCCAAAAATGCAAGTAGCACTActatagcaataacaacaacaacacctgcCAATGCTACACACCATTCATTGCGTACACGCCTATCAGTGCCATTGACGAAAGTGGATAAACGttaa
- the Su(z)12 gene encoding polycomb protein Su(z)12 isoform X3, protein MVLTEVLTLVMGVEYLRQQLLLHLQSQQVLQLQALIMRSSMGISKSRNFFYKLLKPIFLNRTLSYMKDRMSRNNKKRATFKVNSILQQITQKTEIDSNKYLNIIYNGLFDKSSCSDQWWNAGESVSVEATLYKITKNKRKDSTSDFQEIMSYSSDVVYNPDDDISPFSTISIPVQSMRPLGDQHTIYKLLFRIKVLPKCDSKTIDENSENGETPCKRGKMSTKIYGCELIVFEKNICFIPEGDYEAAMQELNSMSIKSFSPKKRTWETLPDNYIPLSLKFDVFNQFPTLKFRLTWSTNEVPGNIDAKDLNLYGDFAGIKSEANDKMQSITNGVEIPLNGNVNQNTNIGAHVNHNNNCVKTNGGNNGKSGIVSVCAKVEKIQIVYNFLYSNNTRQQTEYTQEVICPWCGLDCLRLYALLKHLKLCHARFNFTYQPAGNGARIDVTINDSYDGSYAGSPYDLAGPSGCSFARTCGPVRRTTVTNLLVCRPRRQKTCLDEFLVLDEDDLSNQRPYITGHNRLYHHTETCLPVHPKELDIDSEGESDPLWLRQKTIQMIDEFSDVNEGEKELMKLWNLHVMKHGYVGDCQLPLACEMFLDSNGYEIIRKNLYRNFILHMCSLFDYGLVSPETVYKTVQKLQGMLSKYPEGQELMSKQREAQLKYWLDVGIYKQDEQKLKSPQKQAPKPTNISEVLGTAGDDVCGSSSVSKSSENKPMQPPTKRSATAVKRASLHLQNCLNGSGNNTSDKLINGGGSKGVAKKTASQAVDDQEPPVNTSANSGSTKVSSDRRERRGEVSSSSRRSSTASTTVTSTTNERDVNNERKDAPQNTERPQRGGGVLTNSATNAESRAQTSKRRLSVKVIEDVEGGGDGGECGCVGADSNSEALEASYNASDVCNGATVSNIPQTILQSELTQIPVNDDHDDDIGDDDNDDEVADDASHLSAERDVRAVDVGVDIDVDVDAGNDIDDDLDAELRADVTTASTITSDATVATTTEADNALMENVLDNALTI, encoded by the exons ATGGTGCTAACGGAAGTGTTAACTCTGGTAATGGGGGTGGAGTATCTTCGGCAACAGCTGCTGCTGCATCTGCAGTCACAGCAAGTACTGCAACTACAAGCGTTGATAATGCGAAGCTCAATGGGCATCAGCAAGAGCAGGAACTTTTTCTACAAGCTTTTGAAA cctATATTTTTAAATCGAACACTTAGTTATATGAAGGACCGCATGTcgcgaaacaataaaaaacgcgCAACATTCAAAGTTAATTCAATATTGCagcaaataacacaaaaaacagAGATAgactcaaataaatatttgaacatCATTTACAATGGGTTGTTTGATAAAAGTAGTTGCAGCGATCAATGGTGGAATGCGGGAGAGTCAGTTAGTGTCGAAGCTACTCTTTACAAGATAACAAAAAACAAGCGAAAAGATAGCACCTCAGACTTTCAGGAAATTATG AGTTACAGTTCAGATGTTGTTTACAATCCAGATGATGATATTAGTCCCTTCTCAACTATCAGCATTCCGGTACAATCAATGCGTCCTCTGGGCGATCAACATACGATATATAAACTATTGTTTCGTATTAAAGTCTTACCAAAATGTGATAGCAAGACAATTGATGAAAACAGTGAGAATGGCG AAACACCTTGCAAACGCGGAAAAATGAGTACGAAAATCTATGGCTGCGAGTTGATAGTATTTGAGAAGAATATATGCTTTATACCTGAGGGTGATTACGAAGCGGCGATGCAGGAGCTCAATTCGATGAGCATTAAATCTTTCTCTCCAAAAAAACGAACATGGGAGACATTGCCAGACAATTACATTCCACTGTCGTTGAAATTCGACGTTTTCAATCAATTTCCCACGCTTAAGTTTCGTCTAACCTGGTCGACCAATGAAGTGCCTGGCAATATTGATGCAAAGGATCTTAACCTTTACGGCGACTTTGCTGGTATAAAAAGTGAGGCAAATGATAAAATGCAAAGCATAACAAATGGCGTCGAAATTCCATTGAATGGCAATGTCaatcaaaatacaaatataggGGCGCATgtaaatcataataataattgtgttaAAACCAACGGCGGCAATAATGGCAAAAGTGGTATTGTGTCCGTATGCgcaaaagtggaaaaaatacaaatagtttataattttttatatagcaaCAATACACGACAACAGACGGAGTACACACAGGAGGTAATATGTCCATGGTGTGGTCTGGATTGCTTGCGTTTGTATGCGTTGCTTAAACATTTGAAATTGTGCCATGCGCGCTTCAATTTCACATATCAACCGGCAGGAAATGGCGCACGTATTGACGTGACCATAAACGATTCTTATGATGGTTCGTATGCGGGTTCCCCATATGATTTGGCTGGTCCGTCAGGTTGTTCCTTTGCGCGTACGTGTGGCCCAGTGCGTCGTACAACTGTGACAAATTTATTAGTCTGCCGTCCGCGTAGACAGAAAACCTGTCTGGACGAGTTTCTAGTGTTGGATGAGGACGATTTAAGCAATCAGCGTCCTTACATTACAGGTCATAATAG acTATACCACCACACGGAGACCTGTTTGCCTGTACATCCCAAGGAGCTTGATATCGATTCAGAGGGTGAAAGTGACCCGCTATGGTTACGGCAGAAAACTATACAAATGATTGATGAATTCTCTGATGTAAATGAGGGCGAAAAAGAGTTGATGAAACTTTGGAATTTACATGTAATGAAGCATGGTTATGTTGGCGACTGTCAATTACCACTAGCCTGCGAAATGTTCTTAGACTCGAATGGCTATGAGATTATACGTAAAAATCTTTATCGAAATTTCATCTTACATATGTGTTCACTATTTGATTATGGGCTTGTTTCACCGGAGACTGTTTATAAAACTGTACAGAAGCTACAGGGTATGTTAAGTAAATATCCCGAGGGTCAAGAGTTGATGTCCAAACAACGTGAAGCACAATTGAAATATTGGCTTGATGTGGGCATATATAAACAAGATGAGCAGAAGCTTAAATCACCACAAAAGCAAGCTCCGAAACCCACGAATATTTCTGAAGTGTTAGGCACAGCTGGTGATGATGTCTGTGGTTCAAGCAGCGTCAGTAAAAGTTCAGAAAATAAACCAATGCAACCACCAACAAAGCGTTCAGCTACAGCTGTTAAACGTGCCAGTCTGCATCTACAAAACTGTCTAAACGGTAGCGGCAACAACACATCCGATAAATTGATAAATGGTGGCGGTAGCAAAGGTGTTGCTAAAAAGACTGCATCTCAAGCGGTTGACGATCAAGAGCCTCCCGTCAATACCAGTGCAAATAGTGGCAGTACTAAGGTGTCAAGCGATAGACGTGAGCGGCGTGGTGAGGTTAGCAGCAGTAGTAGGCGAAGTAGCACAGCGTCAACGACAGTGACGTCAACCACAAATGAGCGCGATGTAAATAATGAGCGAAAAGATGCGCCCCAAAATACAGAGCGTCCACAGCGTGGTGGTGGCGTACTAACAAATAGTGCCACAAATGCCGAATCGCGTGCCCAAACGAGTAAAAGACGATTGTCGGTTAAAG TTATTGAAGATGTGGAAGGAGGCGGCGATGGCGGTGAATGTGGATGTGTTGGCGCTGATAGTAATAGTGAAGCGTTGGAAGCAAGTTATAATGCTAGTGATGTCTGTAATGGTGCTACTGTTAGCAACATACCGCAAACTATCTTACAAAGTGAATTGACACAAATACCTGTTAATGATGATCATGATGATGATATTGGtgatgatgataatgatgatgaGGTTGCTGACGATGCAAGTCACTTAAGTGCTGAACGTGATGTTCGTGCTGTTGATGTCGGTGTTGATATTGATGTTGATGTTGATGCTGGTAATGATATTGACGATGACCTTGATGCCGAACTGCGTGCTGATGTGACAACCGCGTCCACTATAACCTCAGACGCTACAGTAGCCACAACTACTGAAGCGGATAATGCTCTAATGGAAAATGTATTGGACAATGCattaactatttaa
- the Su(z)12 gene encoding polycomb protein Su(z)12 isoform X1, translated as MAPAKKREKDNALAAPASLSNGANGSVNSGNGGGVSSATAAAASAVTASTATTSVDNAKLNGHQQEQELFLQAFEKPTQIYRFLRNRHGTSPIFLNRTLSYMKDRMSRNNKKRATFKVNSILQQITQKTEIDSNKYLNIIYNGLFDKSSCSDQWWNAGESVSVEATLYKITKNKRKDSTSDFQEIMSYSSDVVYNPDDDISPFSTISIPVQSMRPLGDQHTIYKLLFRIKVLPKCDSKTIDENSENGETPCKRGKMSTKIYGCELIVFEKNICFIPEGDYEAAMQELNSMSIKSFSPKKRTWETLPDNYIPLSLKFDVFNQFPTLKFRLTWSTNEVPGNIDAKDLNLYGDFAGIKSEANDKMQSITNGVEIPLNGNVNQNTNIGAHVNHNNNCVKTNGGNNGKSGIVSVCAKVEKIQIVYNFLYSNNTRQQTEYTQEVICPWCGLDCLRLYALLKHLKLCHARFNFTYQPAGNGARIDVTINDSYDGSYAGSPYDLAGPSGCSFARTCGPVRRTTVTNLLVCRPRRQKTCLDEFLVLDEDDLSNQRPYITGHNRLYHHTETCLPVHPKELDIDSEGESDPLWLRQKTIQMIDEFSDVNEGEKELMKLWNLHVMKHGYVGDCQLPLACEMFLDSNGYEIIRKNLYRNFILHMCSLFDYGLVSPETVYKTVQKLQGMLSKYPEGQELMSKQREAQLKYWLDVGIYKQDEQKLKSPQKQAPKPTNISEVLGTAGDDVCGSSSVSKSSENKPMQPPTKRSATAVKRASLHLQNCLNGSGNNTSDKLINGGGSKGVAKKTASQAVDDQEPPVNTSANSGSTKVSSDRRERRGEVSSSSRRSSTASTTVTSTTNERDVNNERKDAPQNTERPQRGGGVLTNSATNAESRAQTSKRRLSVKVIEDVEGGGDGGECGCVGADSNSEALEASYNASDVCNGATVSNIPQTILQSELTQIPVNDDHDDDIGDDDNDDEVADDASHLSAERDVRAVDVGVDIDVDVDAGNDIDDDLDAELRADVTTASTITSDATVATTTEADNALMENVLDNALTI; from the exons atggCTCCGGCGAAAAAACGCGAAAAAGATAATGCATTAGCAGCGCCGGCTTCTCTAAGTAATGGTGCTAACGGAAGTGTTAACTCTGGTAATGGGGGTGGAGTATCTTCGGCAACAGCTGCTGCTGCATCTGCAGTCACAGCAAGTACTGCAACTACAAGCGTTGATAATGCGAAGCTCAATGGGCATCAGCAAGAGCAGGAACTTTTTCTACAAGCTTTTGAAA AACCTACCCAGATATATAGGTTTTTACGCAATCGTCATGGCACCAGT cctATATTTTTAAATCGAACACTTAGTTATATGAAGGACCGCATGTcgcgaaacaataaaaaacgcgCAACATTCAAAGTTAATTCAATATTGCagcaaataacacaaaaaacagAGATAgactcaaataaatatttgaacatCATTTACAATGGGTTGTTTGATAAAAGTAGTTGCAGCGATCAATGGTGGAATGCGGGAGAGTCAGTTAGTGTCGAAGCTACTCTTTACAAGATAACAAAAAACAAGCGAAAAGATAGCACCTCAGACTTTCAGGAAATTATG AGTTACAGTTCAGATGTTGTTTACAATCCAGATGATGATATTAGTCCCTTCTCAACTATCAGCATTCCGGTACAATCAATGCGTCCTCTGGGCGATCAACATACGATATATAAACTATTGTTTCGTATTAAAGTCTTACCAAAATGTGATAGCAAGACAATTGATGAAAACAGTGAGAATGGCG AAACACCTTGCAAACGCGGAAAAATGAGTACGAAAATCTATGGCTGCGAGTTGATAGTATTTGAGAAGAATATATGCTTTATACCTGAGGGTGATTACGAAGCGGCGATGCAGGAGCTCAATTCGATGAGCATTAAATCTTTCTCTCCAAAAAAACGAACATGGGAGACATTGCCAGACAATTACATTCCACTGTCGTTGAAATTCGACGTTTTCAATCAATTTCCCACGCTTAAGTTTCGTCTAACCTGGTCGACCAATGAAGTGCCTGGCAATATTGATGCAAAGGATCTTAACCTTTACGGCGACTTTGCTGGTATAAAAAGTGAGGCAAATGATAAAATGCAAAGCATAACAAATGGCGTCGAAATTCCATTGAATGGCAATGTCaatcaaaatacaaatataggGGCGCATgtaaatcataataataattgtgttaAAACCAACGGCGGCAATAATGGCAAAAGTGGTATTGTGTCCGTATGCgcaaaagtggaaaaaatacaaatagtttataattttttatatagcaaCAATACACGACAACAGACGGAGTACACACAGGAGGTAATATGTCCATGGTGTGGTCTGGATTGCTTGCGTTTGTATGCGTTGCTTAAACATTTGAAATTGTGCCATGCGCGCTTCAATTTCACATATCAACCGGCAGGAAATGGCGCACGTATTGACGTGACCATAAACGATTCTTATGATGGTTCGTATGCGGGTTCCCCATATGATTTGGCTGGTCCGTCAGGTTGTTCCTTTGCGCGTACGTGTGGCCCAGTGCGTCGTACAACTGTGACAAATTTATTAGTCTGCCGTCCGCGTAGACAGAAAACCTGTCTGGACGAGTTTCTAGTGTTGGATGAGGACGATTTAAGCAATCAGCGTCCTTACATTACAGGTCATAATAG acTATACCACCACACGGAGACCTGTTTGCCTGTACATCCCAAGGAGCTTGATATCGATTCAGAGGGTGAAAGTGACCCGCTATGGTTACGGCAGAAAACTATACAAATGATTGATGAATTCTCTGATGTAAATGAGGGCGAAAAAGAGTTGATGAAACTTTGGAATTTACATGTAATGAAGCATGGTTATGTTGGCGACTGTCAATTACCACTAGCCTGCGAAATGTTCTTAGACTCGAATGGCTATGAGATTATACGTAAAAATCTTTATCGAAATTTCATCTTACATATGTGTTCACTATTTGATTATGGGCTTGTTTCACCGGAGACTGTTTATAAAACTGTACAGAAGCTACAGGGTATGTTAAGTAAATATCCCGAGGGTCAAGAGTTGATGTCCAAACAACGTGAAGCACAATTGAAATATTGGCTTGATGTGGGCATATATAAACAAGATGAGCAGAAGCTTAAATCACCACAAAAGCAAGCTCCGAAACCCACGAATATTTCTGAAGTGTTAGGCACAGCTGGTGATGATGTCTGTGGTTCAAGCAGCGTCAGTAAAAGTTCAGAAAATAAACCAATGCAACCACCAACAAAGCGTTCAGCTACAGCTGTTAAACGTGCCAGTCTGCATCTACAAAACTGTCTAAACGGTAGCGGCAACAACACATCCGATAAATTGATAAATGGTGGCGGTAGCAAAGGTGTTGCTAAAAAGACTGCATCTCAAGCGGTTGACGATCAAGAGCCTCCCGTCAATACCAGTGCAAATAGTGGCAGTACTAAGGTGTCAAGCGATAGACGTGAGCGGCGTGGTGAGGTTAGCAGCAGTAGTAGGCGAAGTAGCACAGCGTCAACGACAGTGACGTCAACCACAAATGAGCGCGATGTAAATAATGAGCGAAAAGATGCGCCCCAAAATACAGAGCGTCCACAGCGTGGTGGTGGCGTACTAACAAATAGTGCCACAAATGCCGAATCGCGTGCCCAAACGAGTAAAAGACGATTGTCGGTTAAAG TTATTGAAGATGTGGAAGGAGGCGGCGATGGCGGTGAATGTGGATGTGTTGGCGCTGATAGTAATAGTGAAGCGTTGGAAGCAAGTTATAATGCTAGTGATGTCTGTAATGGTGCTACTGTTAGCAACATACCGCAAACTATCTTACAAAGTGAATTGACACAAATACCTGTTAATGATGATCATGATGATGATATTGGtgatgatgataatgatgatgaGGTTGCTGACGATGCAAGTCACTTAAGTGCTGAACGTGATGTTCGTGCTGTTGATGTCGGTGTTGATATTGATGTTGATGTTGATGCTGGTAATGATATTGACGATGACCTTGATGCCGAACTGCGTGCTGATGTGACAACCGCGTCCACTATAACCTCAGACGCTACAGTAGCCACAACTACTGAAGCGGATAATGCTCTAATGGAAAATGTATTGGACAATGCattaactatttaa
- the Pfdn6 gene encoding probable prefoldin subunit 6, whose protein sequence is MDKNSAALVKKLQSELEAYQNLQKTCVKLVKQRTLLESQLNENKCVLDELNLLGPDNKVYKLYGPVLVKQDLEESRQNVAKRIEYISKELKSSNDTLENMEKDMTKHRETVQKLQQQYQVAAAMK, encoded by the exons atggataaaaatagCGCGGCGTTGGTGAAGAAATTGCAATCAGAGCTAGAAGCTTATCAAAATCTGCAGAAAA CCTGTGTGAAGTTAGTGAAACAGCGTACACTTCTTGAATCTCAATTAAATGAGAACAAATGTGTGCTGGACGAATTAAATCTCCTTGGTCCCGATAATAAAGTGTACAAGTTGTATGGACCCGTTTTAGTGAAGCAGGATCTTGAAGAATCGCGACAAAATGTTGCCAAGCGCATAGAATATATTTCGAAAGAACTGAAAAGTTCAAACGATACATTGGAAAATATGGAAAAAGATATGACGAAACATCGGGAGACAGTACAaaagttgcaacaacaatatcaagtaGCAGCGGCAATGAAATAA